In Microbacterium lushaniae, the following are encoded in one genomic region:
- a CDS encoding ABC transporter ATP-binding protein encodes MKLIASTLRRLMPYLPASARRFLLWYCGVTAVLAVVDVVALMLLALTLAAAAAGNTVSLPIVGTVPESAVPWMIVVLSILVVGKSAANVGLQWIATRRFASYELAVGGRLFSAYIRAPWTERLGRNTAQIVQMADTGIANVIAGFLLPITTLPGLVVTSVGVAGVIVFAQPLTALITVVYLGGIAALQYAVLGSKTRQAGRVARDSALKVAALISGMVASLKEITLRGKADEVEAVVRDQRALTSRARANVSFLSAVPRFVFDAAIIGGFLLTGGLAFALDGMEGAIAAIALFGIAGFRLVPALTGFQAVITRTVTAAPYADAVISDIETSEEYLRAQEHLGKQPLPRAPRLLSFHDVGFTYPKAAVPAVSGVTIDIPMGSTVGIAGSSGAGKSTLVDLLLGLITPTEGVLTIDGLQLEDVLGAWRSHVGYVPQDVTLFDGTIAQNIALTWGKDVDLERAEHAARRAQLWDVIQQREGGLSSRVGERGLTLSGGQRQRLGIARALYSDPLILVLDEATSALDTKTESDVAAAIQGLQGQVTVIAVAHRLSTIRSFDQILFMKEGRVEESGSFDEVVAANREFALQAQLAGLV; translated from the coding sequence ATGAAGCTCATCGCCTCCACCCTGCGACGGCTGATGCCGTATCTCCCGGCGTCGGCGCGCCGGTTCCTGCTCTGGTACTGCGGCGTGACGGCGGTCCTCGCCGTCGTCGACGTGGTCGCTCTCATGCTCCTCGCGCTGACCCTCGCCGCGGCAGCGGCGGGCAACACCGTGAGTCTCCCGATCGTGGGCACGGTGCCCGAGAGCGCCGTGCCGTGGATGATCGTCGTGTTGTCGATCCTCGTGGTCGGTAAGTCTGCGGCCAACGTGGGTCTGCAGTGGATCGCGACGCGGAGGTTCGCCTCCTACGAGCTGGCTGTCGGCGGACGCCTCTTCTCCGCCTACATCCGCGCCCCCTGGACCGAGCGCCTCGGCCGCAATACGGCCCAGATCGTGCAGATGGCGGACACCGGTATCGCGAATGTCATCGCGGGCTTCCTGCTGCCTATCACCACGCTCCCTGGGCTCGTCGTGACCTCTGTCGGTGTCGCGGGTGTCATCGTCTTCGCGCAGCCGCTCACAGCGCTCATCACTGTCGTTTACCTCGGCGGCATCGCCGCGCTGCAGTACGCGGTCCTGGGGTCCAAGACCCGGCAGGCGGGCCGCGTTGCGCGGGACTCCGCGCTTAAGGTCGCCGCACTGATCTCGGGGATGGTCGCCTCGCTCAAGGAGATCACGCTGCGGGGCAAGGCAGACGAGGTGGAGGCGGTCGTCCGAGACCAGCGCGCCTTGACGTCGCGGGCTCGCGCCAACGTCAGCTTCCTCTCGGCGGTACCTCGATTCGTGTTCGACGCGGCCATCATCGGCGGTTTTCTCCTCACCGGCGGTCTCGCGTTCGCGTTGGATGGAATGGAGGGGGCAATCGCGGCGATCGCGCTGTTCGGAATCGCTGGATTCCGTCTCGTGCCTGCGCTGACCGGATTCCAGGCGGTGATCACCCGCACCGTCACCGCAGCGCCGTATGCGGATGCCGTGATCAGCGACATCGAGACGAGCGAGGAATATCTTCGGGCCCAGGAGCATCTCGGTAAGCAGCCGCTTCCCCGAGCCCCACGGCTGCTGTCGTTCCACGATGTCGGCTTCACCTACCCGAAGGCCGCGGTGCCCGCGGTATCTGGCGTCACGATCGACATCCCGATGGGCTCCACCGTGGGTATCGCCGGCTCTTCGGGGGCCGGCAAGTCGACGCTGGTGGACCTGTTGCTTGGACTCATCACTCCCACCGAGGGTGTGCTCACGATCGACGGATTGCAGCTGGAAGATGTGCTCGGGGCGTGGCGCTCGCACGTCGGCTACGTGCCGCAGGACGTCACGCTCTTCGATGGAACGATCGCGCAGAACATCGCCCTGACATGGGGGAAGGACGTGGATCTCGAGCGGGCCGAGCATGCCGCGCGCCGCGCGCAGCTGTGGGACGTGATCCAGCAGCGTGAAGGTGGCCTCAGTTCGCGCGTGGGCGAGCGGGGGCTCACGCTCTCCGGCGGCCAGCGTCAGCGGTTGGGCATAGCACGGGCGCTGTACTCCGACCCGCTGATCCTCGTCCTCGACGAGGCGACGAGCGCTCTGGACACCAAGACAGAGTCCGATGTCGCCGCCGCGATCCAGGGGCTGCAAGGTCAAGTCACCGTCATCGCCGTGGCGCATCGACTGTCGACGATCCGCTCCTTCGACCAGATCCTGTTCATGAAGGAAGGGCGCGTCGAGGAGTCGGGGTCGTTCGACGAGGTAGTGGCGGCGAATCGCGAGTTCGCGCTGCAGGCGCAGCTGGCGGGTCTGGTGTGA
- a CDS encoding glycosyltransferase: MPALTAGLQSKGRIAARLLRARLPEALSVRLLPRASRYDPASVPPPVTAPETPVRLFIGPANFAAQGYAWARAAERLDGVGAVNMQYRGHADYGFPADYAVAESVWSFSRKWGTRQRDAVGYGFTHVLFEAERSLFGEAFDKVVAREAAWLRQRDVEIGMVCHGTDIRLPSRHVQLDEWSPFRHADPQWVSALEARARANHAILDRVGAPVFVSTPEMLLDRPESTWLPIVVNRRRWATNAPVLERSVPIVLHAPTNPLVKGTNLIEPVVRALHTAGEIDYRRVEKTPADGMPGLYADADVVLEQFALGMYSVTSVEAMAAGRLVIAHVHDQVRDHVREVTGLDVPVVSATPATLGAVLRDVLERPDHYREIAARGPAFVAAVHDGAYSARVLSAFLGIQS; this comes from the coding sequence GTGCCAGCCCTCACCGCGGGCCTGCAGTCGAAGGGCCGCATCGCCGCACGACTGCTCCGCGCACGACTGCCTGAGGCCCTGAGCGTGCGGTTGCTTCCTCGCGCATCGCGCTATGACCCGGCGAGCGTGCCGCCGCCGGTGACGGCGCCGGAAACCCCGGTCAGGCTCTTCATCGGACCGGCGAACTTCGCTGCGCAGGGCTACGCCTGGGCGCGCGCAGCCGAGCGGCTGGACGGGGTCGGTGCCGTGAACATGCAGTACCGCGGGCATGCCGACTACGGCTTTCCCGCAGACTACGCCGTAGCCGAGTCCGTCTGGAGCTTCTCCAGGAAGTGGGGGACGCGCCAGCGCGACGCGGTGGGGTACGGGTTCACGCACGTGCTGTTCGAGGCTGAGCGTTCCTTGTTCGGAGAGGCATTCGACAAGGTCGTCGCGAGGGAAGCCGCGTGGTTGCGACAGCGGGACGTCGAGATCGGCATGGTGTGCCACGGGACGGACATTCGCCTGCCCAGCCGCCATGTCCAGCTGGACGAGTGGTCACCGTTCCGTCACGCCGATCCGCAGTGGGTCAGTGCGCTGGAAGCTCGGGCGCGCGCCAACCACGCGATATTGGATCGTGTGGGCGCGCCGGTGTTCGTCTCCACTCCTGAGATGCTGCTCGACCGTCCGGAGTCGACATGGTTGCCGATTGTCGTGAACCGGCGTCGCTGGGCGACGAACGCACCCGTGCTCGAGCGTTCCGTCCCCATCGTGCTGCACGCCCCGACCAATCCACTCGTGAAGGGCACGAATCTGATCGAACCCGTGGTGCGCGCGTTGCACACCGCCGGCGAGATCGACTATCGGCGCGTGGAGAAGACCCCCGCCGACGGGATGCCGGGACTGTACGCGGACGCGGATGTCGTGCTGGAACAGTTCGCGCTGGGCATGTACTCGGTCACATCCGTCGAGGCGATGGCTGCGGGCCGGCTCGTCATCGCGCATGTGCACGACCAGGTGCGCGACCACGTGCGAGAGGTGACGGGGTTGGACGTGCCGGTAGTGTCCGCGACACCGGCGACGCTGGGTGCGGTGCTGCGCGATGTCCTGGAGCGGCCTGATCATTATCGCGAGATCGCCGCCCGCGGACCGGCGTTCGTGGCCGCCGTGCATGATGGCGCGTACTCCGCCCGCGTCCTGTCCGCGTTCCTCGGAATCCAGTCGTGA
- a CDS encoding glycosyltransferase, which yields MHRAAGIANAFAAEGWEVTVLAAPERTFTDNAMVDGSLLAAVDEGVRVERVPFSAQAYDNDVAAWSPLRARHPELWNSLRLARERRVFPEPGFGLWRRELERAAERVHSARRVDLAIGTANPHVDFIPASHLKRRHGVPAIMDYRDAWNIDVFSGGDRVSATPAERRWERELMAEADRIWFVNEPIRRWHAERHPEHADRMRVVANGFDVTAGRTPAVPFRPPTDALTFGYVGTINFGQFPAEALFAGWALARERDPLISRSRLVLRGHLGRTGVASEELQSLLDAAAAQGVSYEGPVAKADLADVYAQFDALVLALASGPGVTSGKVFEFAATGLPVVSVHDRESAATSIMSSSPVWTPSASLSAEDVAEALSEVGRRALAQTPEDRAAAIAWGAQWERGKQLASGVADATALVNERKT from the coding sequence GTGCACCGCGCCGCCGGCATCGCGAACGCCTTCGCTGCTGAAGGCTGGGAGGTGACCGTGCTCGCTGCTCCGGAGCGAACGTTCACCGACAATGCGATGGTCGACGGCTCGCTCCTCGCGGCAGTGGATGAGGGTGTCAGGGTCGAGCGTGTGCCGTTCTCGGCGCAAGCGTACGACAACGACGTGGCAGCCTGGTCGCCATTGCGGGCACGTCACCCGGAACTGTGGAACAGCCTGCGGCTGGCGCGTGAGCGCCGCGTCTTCCCGGAGCCGGGGTTCGGGCTGTGGAGACGGGAACTGGAGCGCGCCGCCGAGCGCGTACACTCTGCGCGCCGTGTCGACCTCGCCATCGGGACGGCCAACCCGCATGTGGACTTCATCCCGGCGAGCCACCTCAAGCGCCGCCACGGGGTGCCCGCGATCATGGACTATCGCGACGCCTGGAACATCGACGTCTTCTCCGGCGGGGATCGTGTGTCCGCGACGCCGGCCGAGCGCCGCTGGGAGCGTGAACTCATGGCTGAAGCGGACCGCATCTGGTTCGTCAACGAGCCGATCCGCCGCTGGCATGCCGAGCGCCACCCCGAGCATGCGGACCGGATGCGCGTCGTGGCCAACGGCTTCGATGTGACCGCCGGTCGAACCCCGGCGGTGCCGTTCCGCCCGCCGACGGACGCACTGACGTTCGGCTACGTCGGCACCATCAACTTCGGACAATTTCCCGCTGAAGCGCTCTTCGCCGGATGGGCGCTGGCACGGGAGCGGGATCCTCTCATCTCGCGGTCGCGCCTCGTGCTTCGCGGACACCTCGGGCGCACCGGTGTCGCAAGCGAGGAACTGCAGAGTCTGCTGGATGCCGCGGCCGCACAGGGCGTGAGCTACGAAGGTCCGGTCGCCAAGGCTGATCTCGCCGATGTGTACGCGCAGTTTGACGCGCTCGTGCTCGCCCTGGCGAGTGGGCCGGGCGTGACCAGTGGCAAGGTCTTCGAATTCGCCGCGACCGGGTTGCCGGTCGTCTCCGTGCACGATCGCGAGAGCGCCGCGACGAGCATCATGAGCTCATCCCCTGTCTGGACCCCGTCAGCATCGCTATCGGCTGAGGATGTGGCGGAGGCCCTGTCGGAAGTCGGGCGGCGCGCCCTGGCACAGACCCCCGAGGACCGTGCGGCGGCGATCGCCTGGGGCGCGCAGTGGGAACGCGGCAAACAGTTGGCAAGTGGTGTGGCCGATGCCACGGCGCTCGTAAATGAGAGGAAGACCTGA
- a CDS encoding glycosyltransferase: MTARKPHLLYTAWSFPPSRAGGVYRALATVNAFADAGWDVTVLTVPRTIFVDSTGADFRLEEQIRAEVRVVRDEPHVPAFENDIARWPRARARHPELFKLADIRKDFRHFPEPNYGRWRPSLEGAAERIHAAQRVDLAIGTANPHVDFIPGWHLHRRFGVPYVMDYRDAWQLDVFTGRKLITALPVVNRWEAKLMANAREVWFVNDAIRQWHGRQHPESASRMRVVANGFEEYGSPLTVPVRAGREQGLVFGYIGTITDKVPFRELVEGWAIARARGGAISSARLSLRGYLGHFGTVSEQLQAALERGRDLGIRYEGPVSKADIADAYAGFDALVLALGTGRYVTSGKVYEYAATGMPVAAIHDPGNAATDVLQGSPVHVPVAEVTPEAIADALEETARRALDQTPQERTAAQEAASRYSRSAQLTPRIEALRPACT, encoded by the coding sequence ATGACGGCCCGCAAGCCGCACCTGCTCTATACGGCCTGGAGTTTCCCGCCGAGCCGTGCGGGCGGCGTCTACCGAGCGCTGGCGACGGTGAACGCCTTCGCCGACGCGGGGTGGGATGTCACCGTGCTGACCGTCCCGCGAACCATCTTCGTCGATTCCACCGGTGCGGACTTCCGCCTTGAGGAGCAGATCCGAGCCGAGGTGCGGGTGGTGCGAGACGAGCCGCACGTGCCCGCGTTCGAGAACGACATCGCCCGGTGGCCCCGCGCGCGGGCGCGTCACCCCGAGCTGTTCAAACTCGCCGACATACGCAAGGACTTCCGGCACTTCCCGGAGCCGAACTACGGTCGCTGGCGGCCGTCGCTCGAGGGCGCCGCGGAGCGGATCCATGCCGCGCAGCGGGTCGACCTCGCGATCGGGACCGCGAACCCGCATGTCGACTTCATCCCGGGTTGGCACCTGCACCGCCGATTCGGCGTGCCCTACGTCATGGACTATCGCGATGCCTGGCAGCTCGATGTATTCACGGGGCGCAAGCTCATCACCGCACTGCCCGTGGTGAATCGCTGGGAGGCGAAGCTCATGGCGAATGCCCGAGAGGTGTGGTTCGTCAACGACGCGATCAGGCAATGGCACGGGCGGCAGCATCCGGAGTCCGCAAGTCGAATGCGCGTCGTCGCCAACGGGTTCGAGGAGTACGGCTCTCCGCTGACGGTCCCGGTGCGCGCCGGCCGGGAGCAGGGCCTGGTGTTCGGGTACATCGGCACGATCACGGACAAGGTTCCATTCCGTGAGCTCGTGGAGGGGTGGGCCATCGCTCGGGCCCGCGGCGGCGCGATCTCGAGCGCGCGACTGTCGCTGCGCGGCTACCTCGGCCACTTCGGCACTGTCAGCGAGCAGCTCCAGGCTGCCCTCGAGCGGGGACGCGACCTCGGCATCCGCTACGAGGGCCCGGTGAGCAAAGCCGACATCGCCGACGCCTACGCCGGCTTCGACGCACTCGTGTTAGCGCTCGGCACAGGCCGATACGTCACGAGCGGGAAGGTCTACGAATACGCCGCGACCGGAATGCCGGTGGCCGCGATACATGACCCTGGCAACGCTGCGACGGATGTGCTCCAGGGCTCACCGGTCCATGTGCCAGTTGCAGAGGTGACGCCCGAGGCCATCGCCGATGCACTGGAGGAGACCGCGCGCCGTGCGCTGGATCAGACGCCGCAGGAGCGGACCGCAGCGCAGGAGGCCGCGTCGCGATACTCGCGGAGCGCTCAGCTCACGCCACGGATCGAGGCGCTGCGTCCTGCGTGCACATAG
- a CDS encoding glycosyltransferase family 4 protein produces the protein MRVLMVTCWYPSAHVPFAGSFVRRDALLISRRHDVHVLHLVHGDDGGPDPANAADALRVTRVPMPTTPPIGPFLAAGAVGAALHGVDLVHTQAFPALYPFALRRPRLPWVHSEHWSGIGDTGGLPWRGRLAVGATGRMLDRPDVVTAVSEHLAERVRHFRRGPVHVVPSVVEPTTLTPRPSGRVIELVAVGGLGAGKDPALARDTVRTLHQRGFQARLTWVGDGPLRAELEATAQPDDQVRFVGSRDASGVADSLDAADVFLLPTRGETLCLSALEAITHGRPVVLGARGGQREYITRENGRLVAARSPEAYADAVLEVWDQRNEIAPSRVAATIGDRFTPDRVLEAYDRAYRYATGVARP, from the coding sequence GTGCGTGTGCTCATGGTGACCTGCTGGTACCCCTCGGCCCACGTCCCCTTCGCCGGATCGTTTGTCCGCCGAGACGCCCTGCTGATCAGTCGTCGCCACGACGTTCATGTTCTTCACCTGGTACACGGGGACGACGGCGGGCCGGATCCGGCGAACGCCGCGGACGCTCTCCGAGTCACCCGCGTGCCGATGCCGACCACACCTCCAATCGGCCCTTTCCTAGCCGCGGGAGCGGTCGGTGCGGCGCTGCACGGCGTTGACCTGGTCCACACACAGGCCTTCCCCGCGCTCTACCCGTTCGCCCTGCGCCGCCCGCGCCTCCCGTGGGTGCACAGTGAGCACTGGTCAGGTATCGGCGACACCGGAGGGCTGCCGTGGCGTGGCCGTCTAGCCGTTGGCGCTACCGGCCGTATGCTCGATCGTCCCGACGTCGTGACGGCCGTGAGCGAGCACCTCGCGGAGCGCGTCCGCCACTTCCGCCGCGGCCCGGTGCACGTGGTGCCGTCGGTGGTCGAACCCACGACACTGACGCCGCGACCTTCGGGCCGGGTGATCGAACTGGTGGCCGTCGGCGGCCTGGGAGCGGGCAAGGATCCGGCACTGGCGCGTGACACCGTGCGTACCCTCCACCAACGAGGCTTCCAGGCTCGCCTGACCTGGGTAGGGGATGGCCCGCTGCGCGCCGAGCTTGAGGCGACCGCCCAGCCCGACGATCAGGTTCGATTCGTCGGATCGAGGGATGCCTCAGGCGTAGCCGATTCCCTGGATGCGGCAGACGTTTTCCTTCTGCCCACGCGCGGCGAGACCCTGTGCCTGTCGGCGCTGGAAGCGATCACGCACGGACGGCCGGTCGTGCTCGGCGCCAGAGGCGGCCAACGAGAATACATCACGCGTGAGAACGGCCGACTCGTCGCCGCACGGTCGCCTGAAGCATATGCCGACGCCGTGCTCGAGGTGTGGGACCAGCGGAACGAGATCGCACCGTCGCGGGTGGCTGCGACGATCGGTGACCGTTTCACACCCGATCGCGTGCTTGAAGCGTACGACCGAGCGTACCGATACGCCACCGGGGTGGCGCGCCCATGA
- the wecB gene encoding non-hydrolyzing UDP-N-acetylglucosamine 2-epimerase: MKIVSVVGARPQFVKLAPIHHAAQASGVDHVIVHTGQHYDPMLSDVFFEDLGIGAADVHLGVGSGSHGVQTGAMLAALDAVFDAQQPDWVLVYGDTNSTVAAALSAVKMHLPVAHLEAGLRSFNRRMPEEHNRVMTDHAADLLLAPTQVAVDHLASEGLGPRTVLVGDVMTDVLFKVRDQVAGRPSPLAAELGLSAGAYYVATIHRAENTDDPVRLAEVASALAGLDKPVVLLAHPRVVAKAAAHGIQLTQGSLLAHAPLAYPDLIASVLHSAGIVTDSGGLQKEAFLLRVPCTTVRTETEWVETVDLGWNVLAGTAQQVAAGARRPRPADTDAAPYGDGRAAERVVAELLRRAR, encoded by the coding sequence GTGAAGATCGTCAGCGTCGTGGGCGCGCGCCCGCAGTTCGTCAAACTCGCCCCCATCCACCACGCTGCGCAGGCTTCAGGTGTCGACCACGTCATCGTGCACACGGGCCAGCACTACGATCCGATGCTGTCGGACGTCTTCTTCGAGGATCTCGGCATCGGTGCGGCAGACGTCCACCTCGGGGTGGGCAGTGGTTCGCACGGTGTGCAGACCGGCGCGATGCTCGCCGCCCTCGACGCTGTCTTCGACGCCCAGCAGCCGGACTGGGTCCTCGTGTACGGCGACACGAACTCGACCGTTGCGGCGGCCCTCTCCGCCGTCAAGATGCACCTGCCGGTCGCGCATCTGGAAGCGGGGCTGCGCAGTTTCAACAGGCGGATGCCGGAGGAACACAACCGTGTGATGACGGACCACGCGGCTGACCTGCTCCTCGCCCCCACCCAGGTCGCCGTCGATCATCTCGCGTCCGAGGGCCTGGGCCCGCGGACGGTGCTCGTCGGCGACGTGATGACCGACGTGCTCTTCAAGGTGCGTGATCAGGTCGCCGGCCGTCCCTCGCCCCTCGCCGCCGAACTGGGGTTGTCTGCGGGGGCCTACTACGTCGCGACGATCCACCGTGCCGAGAACACGGACGACCCGGTTCGCCTTGCCGAAGTGGCGTCCGCACTGGCGGGACTCGACAAGCCAGTCGTCCTTCTCGCCCACCCGCGCGTGGTCGCGAAGGCCGCGGCCCACGGCATCCAGCTCACCCAGGGGTCGCTGCTCGCGCACGCGCCGCTGGCCTACCCCGACCTCATCGCGTCCGTGCTGCACAGCGCGGGCATCGTCACGGACTCCGGTGGTCTGCAGAAGGAGGCGTTCCTCCTGCGTGTGCCGTGTACGACCGTGCGCACCGAGACGGAGTGGGTCGAGACGGTGGACCTCGGCTGGAACGTGCTCGCCGGCACCGCCCAGCAGGTCGCTGCCGGCGCGCGGCGCCCCCGTCCGGCGGACACCGACGCCGCACCATACGGCGACGGACGCGCAGCGGAGCGCGTCGTGGCCGAACTCCTCCGCCGCGCCAGGTGA
- a CDS encoding cell wall-binding repeat-containing protein, with product MRLVPLRTAAAATALTLALGLLSVPPASSAQQPIGETATASAAVTRVAGQSRYETAVELSKRLAPGQNAVFVATGADFPDALSAAAATGSIGGPVLLTPSTWIQETVMTEIRRLAPDTIYVLGGPTVVSESVRAKLATIAPVERIHGINRYETSRKIVSRFFTSSTEMILATGRGYADALAAGAAAGARKIPALLVDGDKATLDTDTTGLIQSSGARTIWLAGGHGAVSIGIEQQLRTAGLSVRRYGGATRYDTAAAITAALRANEPTTIFVTTGQDFPDALAAAAVAAQTGAALYLSRATCVPLAPRTAIAAASTVPRVVVGGTAVVSDAAARNTGCGDSAPPAPSWATTHWAFSTTTDAPYLDRPPVNVHDPGIVLDATGLRVMNFGPGGSRADHPVAYAQYGLSALIEYQNTGGTVWLDRALRHAQRLVEIHTDRGDAWHFPYLFDWRNANGQTLKAPWWSAMGQGEALSLFVRLFEETGDTGWRTAADHTWAGLQQPQSVAEPWTTVTDQNLLWFEEYAGNLPPLRVLNGHIFALFGVYDYWKLTADSTARRYLDGAATSVLTVMPKIRIPGQVSYYCWAPQCGSSAWQNWRYHLIHSWQLDTLARLTGDARFTDWANLLRRDWSQSARMADPFFEPDPLTFVAE from the coding sequence ATGCGTCTCGTCCCGCTACGCACCGCCGCCGCCGCAACGGCGCTGACCCTCGCCCTGGGTCTCCTCAGCGTGCCGCCCGCGTCCTCGGCTCAGCAGCCGATCGGAGAGACCGCCACTGCGAGCGCGGCGGTAACCCGCGTTGCCGGGCAGAGCAGGTACGAGACGGCCGTGGAGCTCAGCAAGCGCTTGGCGCCGGGCCAGAACGCCGTCTTCGTCGCCACTGGGGCAGACTTCCCCGACGCGCTCAGCGCGGCCGCCGCGACGGGCAGCATCGGCGGACCGGTGCTGTTGACGCCATCCACATGGATACAAGAGACGGTGATGACGGAGATCCGGCGTCTCGCGCCGGACACCATCTACGTTCTAGGTGGTCCGACGGTGGTGTCGGAGAGCGTCAGAGCAAAGCTCGCGACCATCGCTCCAGTTGAACGCATCCACGGAATCAACAGGTACGAGACGTCACGCAAGATCGTTAGCCGCTTCTTCACCTCCAGCACCGAGATGATTCTGGCCACGGGTCGCGGGTACGCCGACGCCCTGGCAGCGGGCGCTGCGGCCGGCGCGCGGAAGATCCCCGCCCTGCTCGTGGACGGAGACAAGGCCACGCTCGACACCGACACCACGGGGCTCATCCAGAGCAGCGGGGCGCGGACGATCTGGCTCGCCGGCGGCCACGGTGCAGTGAGCATCGGTATCGAGCAACAGTTGCGTACCGCGGGGCTCTCGGTTCGCCGCTACGGAGGCGCGACGCGCTACGACACCGCCGCGGCCATAACAGCGGCGCTCCGAGCGAACGAACCCACGACGATCTTCGTCACCACCGGGCAGGACTTCCCCGACGCGCTCGCTGCAGCGGCGGTGGCGGCCCAGACCGGTGCTGCCCTGTACCTGTCCCGCGCCACCTGCGTGCCACTCGCCCCGCGGACCGCCATCGCCGCGGCCAGCACCGTGCCACGTGTCGTCGTCGGTGGCACCGCGGTCGTCTCCGACGCCGCGGCGCGCAACACCGGCTGCGGTGACTCCGCTCCCCCGGCCCCCTCGTGGGCGACGACCCACTGGGCGTTCTCGACGACCACCGACGCGCCCTACCTGGACCGCCCGCCCGTCAACGTCCACGACCCCGGCATCGTGCTGGATGCAACCGGGCTGCGGGTGATGAACTTCGGGCCAGGCGGTTCGCGTGCAGACCATCCGGTCGCGTACGCGCAGTATGGATTGTCGGCGTTGATCGAATACCAGAACACCGGCGGCACGGTGTGGCTGGACAGGGCGCTCCGGCACGCGCAGCGCCTCGTGGAGATCCACACCGATCGCGGCGACGCGTGGCACTTCCCGTATCTTTTCGACTGGCGCAATGCGAATGGGCAGACTTTGAAGGCGCCCTGGTGGTCGGCAATGGGGCAGGGGGAAGCGCTGAGCCTGTTCGTCCGGCTCTTCGAAGAGACCGGGGACACTGGCTGGCGCACCGCCGCCGACCACACGTGGGCTGGGCTGCAACAGCCTCAGTCCGTTGCTGAGCCCTGGACGACGGTCACCGACCAGAACCTGCTCTGGTTCGAGGAGTACGCAGGCAATCTGCCACCGCTCCGGGTGCTCAACGGCCACATCTTCGCGCTGTTCGGCGTCTACGACTACTGGAAGCTGACCGCAGACAGTACAGCCCGTCGCTACCTCGACGGCGCGGCGACCTCCGTGCTCACGGTCATGCCGAAGATCCGCATTCCCGGTCAGGTGTCCTATTACTGCTGGGCTCCGCAGTGCGGCTCAAGTGCGTGGCAGAACTGGCGCTACCACCTCATCCACTCCTGGCAATTGGACACCCTCGCGCGACTGACCGGCGACGCCCGGTTCACGGACTGGGCCAACCTTCTGCGCCGCGATTGGAGCCAGAGCGCACGCATGGCGGACCCGTTCTTCGAGCCGGATCCCCTCACCTTCGTCGCCGAGTGA